DNA from Planctomycetota bacterium:
GGGAGCGTCGTTCGCCCACCGAGCCACGCGCAAGGAGCGCTCGCCAGCGCCAGCGGCACGAGGAATCCGAGCCGCAGGTGGCCGGCCCGGGCAAACTGAACCGTCGCGATCGCGGCGACGACCACGTTGAGCAGCAGCGCCGCGGGGCGGATCTCCGCCGGGGCGACGCCAGCCAGGGTCATCACGGCCACATAGCCCGTCGCGCCGGCATGGCCGACGGCGGCGTAGAGAAAGGCGACGACGCCGATCTCCCAGGGGAACAGGTCGGTGATCACGATTCGTGCGCCGCTCGCCGTCACACCGGGGGCAGGCGTGGATCGACGATCCGCCGCCACAGCGGTGGCACCATCGCCACCAGCAGCATCGTCGCGTAGCCGGCGGGGAGTTGCGGAGCCTCGTCGGTCGTCTCCAGTGCCTGGTAGCGCTTCGCCGCCGCGAGATGGTGATCGGCGTGGCGGGCGAGGTTGATGAGCAGCCAGTTAGTGACCCGGTGGCTCGAGTCCCAGGAGTGCCGGGCGTCGACGCGCTCGTAGCGTCCGGGGGCGACCTCACGGCGCACCAGGCCGTAGTGCTCGACGTAATTGATCCCCTGGACGAGGACGATGGCGACCAGACACTGCCCGGCGAACACCGCCACCCCCGGCCAGCCCCCCAGGCACCAGGCGGCGATCGGCATCGCGATCATCGTCGCGCCGTAGCGCAGCGTTCGGTTCCCGAGCGACCAGGGAGACAGGCCGCGCTTGGCCAAACGCTCCGACTCGACCTGCCACACCATCCCCGCGCCGCCGACCACGCTCCGCACCAGGAACGCATACAGCCCCTCGCCCCGCCGGGCGGTCGTCGGATCGAGGGGCGTGGCGACGTGGCGGTGGTGGCCGTGGACATGCTCGATGGCGAACTGCGGAAACGACACCAGCGCCAGGAGGATGTCGGCCAGCATCAGCTCGAACCGGCCGGTGCGGTGGACCAGCTCATGGGCGTAGGTGATGCCGACGCCGCCGGTGACGCTCCCCAGCGACACGACCAGACCCGCCATCTCGACCGGCGAAAGCGACCGCGTGCCGGCGAGCCAGACCCCCCAGGCCACCAGCGCCGTCTGCACCGGCACCCACGCCCAGGTCACGAGCCGAAAGGCCGTCTGCCGCCCGAGCCGGTCAGCGTCGTCGGCCGCGTGGTGGGCCAGGTCGAGCCGGAGCAGCGCGTCGGCCACCGGCAGGCCGACGTACAGGATCACCACCGGCAGCCACGTCCACCACCCGCCCCACAGCGTGCTGGCGACGACCAGCGGCGGAAGGAGGAAGCTGATCGTGTAGGGAAGCACGTTGAGCATCGCCCGAGCCCCCTTCGGCCATGCCGGCCAAGCCCTCGCCTCATCACCCTGCCAGTGTAGCCTCGGCAGCCGGCTCCCCGGCAGCCGTGTCGGTCGGCAGCCCTGCCGCCGCGCCGTCGTCGCCGCGGTCGAACACCGCCACGAGCGCCGGCAGGCAGAACAGGTCGCACAACAGCGCGATCGACAGCGTCACCACCCCGAGGAGGGCGAAGGCCCGGTGGTCGCGGTTGTCGCTGACGAGCACCGAGCTGAAGCCGACCACGAGCACGATCGTCGTCATGATCATCCCCGTTCCCACCTCGGCGAACGCCTGCCGGATCGCGGCCACGCGCGGCAGCCCCTGGGCCTGCTCGAAGCGGTAGCGCGAGAGGAAGTGGATCGTGTCGTCGACCGCGATCCCCAAGCAGATCGTCAGCGCACAGACGCTGACGATGTCGAGCGGCTGGCCGGTGAACACCATCCACGCCGCAGCCCCGGCCAGCGGGAGCATGTTGGGGACGATCGCGATCAGCCCCAGCCGCAGCGAGCGGAACGCGATCACCATCACGAACAGGATCTCGATCGCCGCCGTCCCCAGGCTCCGGGCCAGGTCCATGACCACGTGATACAGATCGCGCCACCGCCAGATCGGATCGCCCGACAGGCCGATCGTCACCCCGGGATGGGCGGCCGCGATCTCGCGCAGGCGGGCGTCGAGCCGGTCGAACGTCGGCTTGTAGACGACCGTGCCCTTGTCCTGGACGCGGAACGTGACCCGGGCCGTCCGGGCCTCCGGATCGTAGAGCGACTGCTTGAGCGGCGGCGGCAGCAGCTCGAGGAGCGTCATCCGCTCGCGTGAGGGCCCTTCGCCGGGCAGGCTGTCGATCAGCCGCCGCAGCGACAGCGGATGGGCGAGAAGCGGCTCGGCACGGACGGCGTCGTCGACCTCCGTGACCAAGTCGGCGATCGCCGCCGGGTCGAGCGCCGGATCGGACCACTCGATGTCGGCGGAGCAGACGTCGAGGCCGCCGAGCGCGGCGTCGAGCCGCTCGAGGGCCAGCTGCGCCGGGCTCCCCATCGGCAGGATGTTGGCCTTGCGGTCGTCGGGCTGGAGCCGCAGCGAGACCAGCGCCAGCGCCACCAGCAAGCCGATCGCCAGGGCGCTGGTCACGCGCGGCCGCCGGAGCGTGAAGTCGATGCCGCGCTGGATCCGCGGGAGCTGGCCGCCGATCGCCTCGCGCCCCGCCCCCGCGGCGAGGACCTTGCCCCATTCCGTCACGCAGGCCAGTGGCAGCACGGCCATCACCGCCAGCCAGGTGGCGGCGACCCCGATCACGCACGACCAGCCGAAGTCGCAGACCACCTCGTGCTGGGCCAGCGACAGCGATGCCATACCGATCGCGGTGGTGATCATCGTCAGGAAACAGGCGACGCCGACCGTCGCCAGCGCGCGATGGCAGGCCTCGCGTGGTGCGAGCCCGGCGGCCAGCCCGCGGCGGATATCGACCATCATGTGGACCGAGTCGGCGAAACCGACGAGGCTCAGCAGGATCGGCAGGATGACGTGGCTGAACGGGTTGTCCTGGAGGCCGAAGCAGCGGATCAGGCCGAGCGTCCAGAGGACGCCGAGCACCGGGGCCGCAGCGGTCACGAGAACCACCGACAGCCCCCGGAACAGCACCGCCGACAACGTCAGGATCAGCCCGTAGGCAATGAGCTGGAACTTGCGTTCGTTGGTCTCGCGGGAGCGCATCCACGCCAGCCGGATCGGCACCGAGCCGGTCAGCGACAGCTCGACAGGCACGCCGGGATGCTCGGCGGCGGCGGCCGTGGCCGTGGCGAGGATCCGATCGGTGACGTCGGCTTCGTCATCGACGTAGGCCCAGTCGAAACGGACGAGCATCACCGTCGTCCGGGCGTCCGGCGAGAGCAGCTGCCCGACGACGAGCGGGTGCTCGACGGCGCGCTTCCGGGCCACCTCGAAGCGCGCCGCGGTCGCAGCGCCGCGCGGGAGGATCGGCTCGGCGAGGCCGAAGATGTTGAGCGGCGGGGCGGTGTCGAGCCAGGTGACGCCGGCGACCGCCGGCAGCGCTTCGAGCCGCCCGACGATTCCCCGCAGCGCGTCGGCGCCGGCACGGGTGAAGATCACGGGGCTCTCGACGACGAGGACGGCATCGCCGCGGCCCACCGCCGAGCCGCGCCCGCGGCCGGTGCGGCCGAGGCGCCGGCTTGCCGGCCCCTGCCCCTGCGCCGGCTGGTCGGCCCGGGCCTTCGCTTCGACGAGACCGGCATCCTCCAGCTGCCGCCGCACCCAGCCCGGGTCGCGGTAGCCGGAGATCGCCAGGAGCGTCACGACCGCCCCGACGACCAGGCACGCCCACGGGTGATCGACGAGCCGGGCAAACAGCCGGCCGGTCGGGGAGAACCGCGGCTGCGGTGGCGACTCAGCGATCACGGTCGCGCACTCCCGCCGCCTCGACCATTTCGTCGCGCGTGATCCGCCCGTCGCCGTCGCCGTCGAGCGACGCGAACGCGAAATCGCGGATGATCCGGGCGCTCTCCGCCCGCGTCACCACGCCGTCGTGGTCGCCGTCGAACCGCGCGAAGAATGCCTCCGCCCGTTGCTCGGCGGCCGGCGAGGCGGCTGCCGCTCCCTCGGTGCGGCGGCGCCGCGGTCGCGCCGCGCCGGCGGCGTCGCGCGGTGCGGCGACCTCGAAAAAGGCCAAGGCCATCTCCTCCCAGGTCTGGTCCCCCCACATCACCGTCTCACCCGGCGCGGGATTGACCGGATTGCCGGCCGAGTTGTCGAACACCGCCACGATCTCGACGCGCTCGACGTCGTCGAGCGCGAGGGGGGTCGCGAGCTCGTAGGTGTGCTGCCAGTTGAAGTCGTAGCGCGGCACGTCGAGGAGCACCTCGCGGCCGGCGGCTCTGACGACCTCGACGCGAAACGCCCGCCCGCGCAGATGCATGTGGGGCGACACCGCCAGCAGCGTGCTCCCGGCCGGCCAGCGCTCGAGCTCGGCCCGTACCTCGTGGGCCGCCGCGCCGGGCGGGATCTCGAAATCCTGCTCGAGGGCCGCCAGCGTGAGGACCTCGTGGGTCACCTCGTCGGCGGGCATCGTGATCAGGCCGATCCGCGACAGGTCGCTCACCGGCGTGCCGATTGGCGTGTAGTGCATCTGAAACACGAACTTCGCCCGCTTCGGCAACCGCCGCGCGTGGCCCGGCGGAAACGTCGTCGCCCGCTGCCCAGGGACATACGCCGACACCAGCCCCGTGCCGCGGAACTCCGCCAGCGTCTCGGGGCGGGCGAACACGATCGCGTGGTGGACGACCGCCGGCGTGCCGGGCACGACCTGCGCGGCGCTGATCCACGTCTCCTCGTCGAGCTGCGGATCGGCGACGAAATACTGGTATTCGACCGTCCCCGACGCCGGCACCGCGAACGGCGCGGGGGCCATCGCCACGTCGATGTCGGGCCGCCGCGGCAGCCGCCAGCCGCTGGCAAACTCCGGCGGGGGCGGAATCGCCGCCAGATCCCCCTCCGGATGTCCGGCTGCGATCCAGCGCTTGAACAGGTCGATCGTTCCTGGAGGAAGCACGCGGGCGTTGCGAAACTCCCCGTGGGCCGGATCGGCGTGCCAGGGAGGCATCCTCCCCTGCTCCATCACCTCGACCATCATCTCCGACCAGCCCTTCACCTCCTCGTAGTCGCTCACGCCGAACGGGCCGATCTCCCCCGGCCGGTGGCATTCCATGCAGTGCTGCTGGAGGAGCGGCGCGATCGCCTCGGCAAACGTCGGCGCGTCGGCCGTGGGCTCCGTCGGCCGGTCGAACGTGATCAGGCACCCGACCGGCTCGGTGCGGGAAATCGCCACGGGACGGCCGGCGAGCAGGTCGCCGATCGCCGCCACGAGCTCCTCGCTCGTCGGGGCCGGCCGGGCGAGCCCGGGCGCGAATTGGTCGTCGACCCGCCCCGCATAGACCACCGTGCCAGCCCCGTCGAGGAGGACGACCCCGCCGGTCCGCGTCGCCCCCACGTGGCGGGCGATCCGCTGCCCTTCGTCGCGGAGCAAGGCGTAGTCGACCTCGAGCTCGCGTCCGGTCGCGGCCAGTTCGTCGGCCGTGTCCTGCGGATTGGCATCGACGCCGATCACGGTGATGCCCTGGTCGGCGAAGCGCTTCGCGATCTCGCCGAGGCGCACGGCATACTGCCGCGCCACCGGGCAGCCGACGCCGAGAAACCCGATCACGACGCCCCGCTTCGCCCCCAGCTCCGGCACCGGCGTGCCGGTGACCGTCGTCTGCGGCAGCAGCCCCTCGGGAAGCGGTGCTGCGGCCGACCACCCGGCAACGAGCGTGATCACGGCGGCAGCCACGACGGCGACGCCAAACGGTCCGCGAACGATCGCCATGGGGCCTCCGTCACCTCGAGCCTCGTCGGCCGACCACCCGGCACGCCGAAGTGTAGCCCCGCCGCGGAATGCCGACGACAGGAGTTGAACGGGGCCGGATCGGGTATGTTCCCCGGCTCACGGACCTGTCAGCCGGCCCGTGTCACCGCGTCTCAACCCCCCCATGGCTACCCCTCCCGACTGCGATGCGATCCTCGTCGGCAGCGGGATCATGTCGGCGACGCTCGCGGCGCTCCTCCGCAGCCTGCTCCCGGAGTTGACCCTGCGCGTCGTCGAGGCCGGGCCGGGGCTGGCCCGCGAGAGCTCCGACGGCTGGCACAATGCCGGCACCGGCCACGCCGGCATCTGCGAGCTCAGCTACACGCCGGCGCGCTCGGCCGACGGCACGATCGACGTCGCGCGCGCGATCCGGATCGGCCAGCGCTTCGCCCACTCGCTCCAGTTCTGGGGGCATGCCGTCGCCAGCGCCGCCATCCCCGCCGACTTCATCCACGCCGTCCCGCATGCCACGTTCGTCATCGGGGCCGACGACGTCGCCTTCCTCCGCGACCGCCGCGCGGCGCTCGCCGCCCACCCGCTGTTCGCTCCGATGCAGTTCAGCGCCGACCCGGCCCGCATCGAGCGCCTCGCGCCGCTGGTGATGGAGGGGCGCGCGGCGGGGCCGGTCGCCGCGAGTTGGATGGACGCCGGCACCGAGGTCGACTACGGCCGCCTCGCCCGCCACCTCCTCGGCTGGCTCGCCCGGCAGCCGGGCACCATGATCGAGACCGGCAGGCGCGTGCGCTCTGTGCGGCGCTGCGGCAGCGGATGGGAGTTGACGATCGGCCACGGCGACGGCACCGTCGAGCGCACCACCGCCCGATTCGTGTTTCTCGGCGCCGGCGGCGGCACGCTGCCCCTCGTGCAGTCGGCCGGGATCGCCGCGGCGCGGGGCTACGCCGGGTTTCCGATCGGCGGACAGTGGCTGGTGTGCGACCGGGCCGACCTCGCCGCCCGCCATCCGCTCAAGGTCTACGGCGGCACGCCCCCGTCGGCACCGTCGCTCGGCGGCCCGCACCTCGACCTCCGCCGTCTCGACGGCAAGCCGGCGCTGCTGTTCGGTCCGTTCGCCAGTTGGACCACCCGGTTCCTCCGCTTCGAGGGGCGCCTCACCGACCTGCCGCGGTCGCTGCGCCCCTCGACGATCGGCACGCTCCTGCGCACGGGCGTTCAGAACCTCGGCCTGGTGCGCTACCTCGTCGGCCAGGGGCTGCAGCGCATGGCAGACCGGCTTGCCGCCCTGCGCGAGTTCTATCCGCTCGCCCGGCCCGACGACTGGCGCTTGGTCGAGGCCGGGATCCGCGTGCAGACGCTCAAGCCGGTCGATCGCGGAACGATCACGTATGGCACCGAGGTGCTCACCGATCCCGACGCCACGCTCGCGGCGCTGCTTGGCGCCTCGCCCGGGGCCTCGGTGAGCGTCGACGTCGCCCTCGAGATCGTGAAGCGCTGCTTCGCCGATCGGCTCGCCGATCCCGCCGTCCGCCGCCGCCTCGACGAGGCGATCCCGACCCACGCCGTCGACCTGACGTGTGCTGCCGAGGCCCGTGCCGCGGCGCCTGCCGTCGCGCGCTTGGCCGACCACCTCGGGCTTCCTGCACCCTGGTAACCGCCGCGCTCAGGCTTCCCCGTCCCCCTCGCGGCCGCGGCGCTCGAGGAAGTCGAGCGCGACCGCGGCCACGATCGCGGCGCCGGTCACGATCCGCTTGATCGGCTCCGACGCGCCCAGGTGCGCGAGCCCCGCCTCGAGCGTGGCGATCACCGCCACCCCCAGCACGCTTCCGGCGCACGATCCCGCGCCCCCTGCGAGGCTCGTGCCGCCGATCACCACCGCGGCGATCGCCGCCAGCTCGAGGCCCGTTCCGGCATTCGGGTCGGCGGAGCCGATCCGCGCCGTCGCCAACACGGCCGCGAGGCCGGCGAGCGCCCCGGACAGGACGTGGACGGTGATCCGCACCCGGCCGACGTCGATGCCGGCATACCGCGCAGCCCGTGGATTGCCCCCGACGGCGCGGAGGTGGCGGCCGAACACCGTGCGCGTGATCAGCACGTGGACGGCGACCACCGCCACTGCCGCGATCAGGATCGTCGGCGGCAGTCCGAGCGCCGGAAGCGGCCGGGCAAGCGGCTCGAGCGCCCCGCCGAGGTATTTGGTCCGCGATCCCGTCACCAGATACGCCGCGCCGCGACAGATCTCGAGCATCCCCAGGGTCGCCAGAAACGCCGGCACCCGCAGGCCGACGGTCATCATCCCCGCCGCGAGTCCGGCCACCGCCCCGACGGCGATCGCGAGTGGCACCGCGGCGGCCACCGGCCAGTGCCAGTCGACGAGCGCAATCCCGAGCACGCCCGCGGCGAGCGCCGCCACCGACCCGACTGCCAGGTCGATCCCGCCGCCGAGGATCACCGCCGTCATCCCCGCGGCGACGACCAGCAGGCCCGGCGTCCGGCCGACGAGCGTCTGCAGCGTCGCTGCCGAGAGAAAGTGGGTCGCCGTCAGCGCGAACACCGCGACCAGCGCTCCCCACGCCGCGAGAAGGACGCCGTGGCGGCGGAGGGCCCGCCAGGCCGTGGCGTCCGCTGCCGGCGCGCTCATGGCGCCGCCCCGTCATCTGGCCCGGTGACCAGGTCGATCGCGGTCGTCCGGTCTTCGGGCGCCGCCGCTCCCGACAGGATCGCCAGCGCCGTCTCGATCCCTTCGACCGCGAGCCGGTCGCCATGCTGGTCGACCGTCGCCACCAGCCGCCCATCGTCGAGCAACGGCCGGACGGCGGGAATCGCGTCGAACCCCGACACGAGCACCTCCCTGCGCCCCGCCGCGGCGATCGCCGCCGCCGCACCCAGCGCCATGCTGTCGTTGGCACAGAGGATCGCCCGGAGGCGCGGGTGGGCGGCGAGCATCGCGGCGGCGATGCCGTCGGCCTTCTCCATCTCCCACTGGCCGCTCTGCGTGTCCACGACCACGAGCCGCGCGTCGCGCGCCGCGTCTGCCAGGCCGAGGCTCCGTTGGCGGGCGTTGTCGGCGGTGACGATCCCCTCGACGATCGCCACTTCGTCTCCAGGCTGGAGGCGTCGGGCGACGGCGGCGCCGGCGAGTTTCGCCCCCGCGCGGTTGTCGGGACCGACGAACGGCACGGTGAGCCCGGCGGACCGGAGCGCGTCGGCGTCGAGGCGGTTGTCGATGTTGACGACGAGCACGCCGGCCTCGCGGGCCCGGGCCAGCGCCGGCACGAGCGCCTGGGAGTCGGCTGGCGCGATGACGATCGCCGCCGCGCGGCGAGCCACCATCTGCTCGACGATGCCGACCTGCTCGGCGACATCGGTTTCGTTGCGCATTCCGTTGACGATCAGGTCGTAGCGCTGGGGCGCGGCGGCCTGATGGCTCTTCGCCCCCGCGGCCATGGCGGCGAAGAACTCATTGGCCAGCGACTTCATCACCAGCGCCACCAGCGGCCGACTGCCGTCGCCCCCGGCGCCCTTGCCCGGAAGCGCCTCCTGCGGTCGCGATGAACAGCCCATGGCACCGACGAGAACCGCCGCGAGAACGAGACTGCGGACGCGACCGGGAGTTTGACCACCGTGGTAGGAGTGCGATACGGCCTGAGGAATGCTCATCGGGTGTGCCCCACGTGACGACGGCCGGGGAACGTGACTCTCGTGCCCAGAGCCTACTCGACCATGACTGGCCACAGGTCGGGGCTGCCCACGCCCCGTCGCCGGACGCTCACTTCGGCCCGAGGCTTTCGCGCCGTCGCCGCCGTCCCGGCGTCGGCTCCGGCTTGCGGTCGCCAGGCGAAGCCTGGCTCCCTCGGCAATGCCTCCGCTCGCTCGGATGTCGACTTCGCTTCGCCATCCATGGCTCCGCTCGTCGCCTGAACGCCGGCTCCCGGGGCATGGGCAGCCCCTCCACGCCTCGTGGAGGTTCACCCAACGCGCCCCCGGCGCCGCCACTGGCGGCGGCCACGGTCGCCCGGAGGTGCGACCGCCGCAGGCGAGGGAACCCTTGGCGTTCCCTCCGCCTGCGTAAGCCCGCGGGGGCCATGGATGGCCCCGCGGGCGCGAAAGTCAGTACCTCCACCCGATCCCTGCATCGGAGAAAAACGGTGCGGCATCCTCCGTCAGCCCCCAGCCGACGCGGACGCCGATCTCCAGCCGTGGTGTCAGCATGAAGTGTGTGCCCGGGCTGACGAACGGCCGGACAGTGTCGTCCTCCAGCCCCTGCGTGCTGGTGGCGAAGTATTCCGCGTGCACCTCCCAGCGTTCCGTCACCGGGCGGCGCCACACCACCGACGGCCCCCAGCGTGAGAACCAGCCGCTCTCGGCGACCGAGTAGGCGTAGCGCAACGCCGCGTCGAGCCGGCTGCCGGCGGGCAGCTCCCAGCCCCACACGACCGTGGCCACGGGGCTCGTGCCCCACTCCTCGGCGTAGGTCGGCGTCGTCGCTTCCAGGATGAAGCAGCTCTCCGGCACCCAGGCGTCTTGCTCCGTCAGCGCCGCCTTGAACCCGAACAGGATATTCGACTCGTAGATGGCGTGGCCGTCGATCGGCAGCTCGCCGACTTCCACGTTCGTCACGACGTTCCCCTGCGAACCCACCGAGTAATTGATCCCCACGCGCCATTCCCACCACTCGGTGGCGGCGTAGCGCACGAGCAGCTCCGGATAGCTGTTGGTCGGCGTGCCACTGCGGTTGTCGATGAAGACCTGCGACCCCTCGAGCAGGCTCGTGCCGGCGGCGATGCACCGCGTCGCCGGCGTGAAGGCGTCGCGGTCGGTGTGGAGGTCCGGTTCCTCGGCGGCGATGGTCGCCGCCGCCATGGCGAAGAGGAGGGCCGCGATCGACGCGCGCGGCCCCGGGCCGCGGCCGCGTGGTCCGGCCGGCGCGGCAGCCGATGCGCACCTCGACGTCGATCCGGCCATGGCCCCCTTCCCCGCAGGTCGGCAGTCCCGCTCGCCGTCTCGTGGCGCGCGCGTGCAGCCTCCCGCTCCGTCCTCGTTCGGCCACGGCGGCGGTGGCGCGTCCGGATTTCCGACCGCCGCGGCCAAGTCCGCGCCGCTTGCCGAGGAGGGCTACACTGCCCGGCTTTCCGGAGGTGCCCATGGCTCCAGCCGCGCCCGCGGCAGGCGGATTCGTCGTCGTCGCGCATGGTCGGGTCAACCTGATCGGTGAGCACACCGACTACAACGACGGCTTCGTGATGCCGATGGCGATCGAGCCGGCGGTGCGCTGCACGGTGCGGCGCCGCGGCGACGGCCTCGTCCGCCTCCGCTCCGTGGGCCACGAGGGGGAAGCGGTCGTCGATCCGTCACGGCCGCTCGGGCCGGGGCGGCGCGACTGGGCGCGCTACCCGATCGGCGTCCTCGCCGGCTATGCAGCCCGTGGGTTCGCGATCCCGGGCTGCGAGATCGAGATCTCGGCCGATCTTCCCGTCGGCGGGGGCTTGAGCAGTTCGGCCGCGCTCGAGGTGGCCGTCGCGACCGCCGTCGAAACGCTGTGTGGCCAGGCGCTCGACCCGGTCGAGAAGGCCCTCCTCTGCCAGGAGGCCGAGCACCGCTTCGCCGGCGTGCCCTGCGGGATCATGGACCAGTTCGCCGTCACGCTCGCCCGCCCCGGCCACGCCCTCCTGCTCGACTGCCGGTCCCGCGCCGTGACCCACGTGCCGCTGGCCGACCCGTCGGTGGCCGTAGCGGTGATCGACAGCGGCGTGAAGCACGACCTCGCCGCCGGAGCATACGCGCGCCGTCGCGACGAATGCCGCCGGGCGGCTGACCGGCTCGGCGTCGCGTCGCTCCGCGACCTGTCGGCCGACGAGTGGTGGTCGCACGGGCCCGGGCTGCCCGAGATCGAGCGGAAGCGCGTCGCCCACGTGGTGTCGGAAAACGCGCGCGTCCAGGCGTTTGCCGCGTCGATCGATCTCGGCGACTTCGTCCGCGCGGGGCGGATCATGGTCGAGAGCCATTGGTCGCTGGCGCGCGACTACGAGGTCTCGTGCCCCGAGATGGACGCCCTCGTGGCCGCGGCCAACCGCGTGCCCGGCGTGCTCGGGTGCCGGATGACCGGCGGCGGCTTCGGCGGCTGCGCCGTGGCGCTGGTCCGCGCCGACACGGCGACGGCGGCGCTCGAGCGGATCGTCGACGGGTACCGGACTTCCACCGGGAACAGGGCGCGCGGGTTCGTCACGGCGCCGTGCGGGGGGCCGGAGGTGGCTCCGGCGGCGGCGGCAGGCTGACGTGGTAGTCGCCGAAGCGCGGGTCGGGTTCGGGGAAATCGGTCGACACCAGCTGCGCGCCGCTGGCGAGGGCTTTGTCGCGGCGCGAGCCGTCGTTGGCGCGGGCCTCGACCGTGCCGGCGTCGGCGCGCGTCCGGACCATGAATCCGGCCGCGACCAGGGCGCGGATCTCGTCGTGGCCGGCCACCGGATCGTTGCGCTTCATGAACGCGGCGGCGGCGTGGTCGCGCGGCACGCTGGCGAACAGCAGCCGCCCGGCAAGGCCCGGCGCCGGGGCGAGGTAGCGGTCGCGCAGCGCCCCCTC
Protein-coding regions in this window:
- a CDS encoding redoxin domain-containing protein, giving the protein MAIVRGPFGVAVVAAAVITLVAGWSAAAPLPEGLLPQTTVTGTPVPELGAKRGVVIGFLGVGCPVARQYAVRLGEIAKRFADQGITVIGVDANPQDTADELAATGRELEVDYALLRDEGQRIARHVGATRTGGVVLLDGAGTVVYAGRVDDQFAPGLARPAPTSEELVAAIGDLLAGRPVAISRTEPVGCLITFDRPTEPTADAPTFAEAIAPLLQQHCMECHRPGEIGPFGVSDYEEVKGWSEMMVEVMEQGRMPPWHADPAHGEFRNARVLPPGTIDLFKRWIAAGHPEGDLAAIPPPPEFASGWRLPRRPDIDVAMAPAPFAVPASGTVEYQYFVADPQLDEETWISAAQVVPGTPAVVHHAIVFARPETLAEFRGTGLVSAYVPGQRATTFPPGHARRLPKRAKFVFQMHYTPIGTPVSDLSRIGLITMPADEVTHEVLTLAALEQDFEIPPGAAAHEVRAELERWPAGSTLLAVSPHMHLRGRAFRVEVVRAAGREVLLDVPRYDFNWQHTYELATPLALDDVERVEIVAVFDNSAGNPVNPAPGETVMWGDQTWEEMALAFFEVAAPRDAAGAARPRRRRTEGAAAASPAAEQRAEAFFARFDGDHDGVVTRAESARIIRDFAFASLDGDGDGRITRDEMVEAAGVRDRDR
- a CDS encoding ABC transporter permease produces the protein MSAPAADATAWRALRRHGVLLAAWGALVAVFALTATHFLSAATLQTLVGRTPGLLVVAAGMTAVILGGGIDLAVGSVAALAAGVLGIALVDWHWPVAAAVPLAIAVGAVAGLAAGMMTVGLRVPAFLATLGMLEICRGAAYLVTGSRTKYLGGALEPLARPLPALGLPPTILIAAVAVVAVHVLITRTVFGRHLRAVGGNPRAARYAGIDVGRVRITVHVLSGALAGLAAVLATARIGSADPNAGTGLELAAIAAVVIGGTSLAGGAGSCAGSVLGVAVIATLEAGLAHLGASEPIKRIVTGAAIVAAVALDFLERRGREGDGEA
- a CDS encoding alkane 1-monooxygenase yields the protein MLNVLPYTISFLLPPLVVASTLWGGWWTWLPVVILYVGLPVADALLRLDLAHHAADDADRLGRQTAFRLVTWAWVPVQTALVAWGVWLAGTRSLSPVEMAGLVVSLGSVTGGVGITYAHELVHRTGRFELMLADILLALVSFPQFAIEHVHGHHRHVATPLDPTTARRGEGLYAFLVRSVVGGAGMVWQVESERLAKRGLSPWSLGNRTLRYGATMIAMPIAAWCLGGWPGVAVFAGQCLVAIVLVQGINYVEHYGLVRREVAPGRYERVDARHSWDSSHRVTNWLLINLARHADHHLAAAKRYQALETTDEAPQLPAGYATMLLVAMVPPLWRRIVDPRLPPV
- a CDS encoding transporter, whose translation is MAGSTSRCASAAAPAGPRGRGPGPRASIAALLFAMAAATIAAEEPDLHTDRDAFTPATRCIAAGTSLLEGSQVFIDNRSGTPTNSYPELLVRYAATEWWEWRVGINYSVGSQGNVVTNVEVGELPIDGHAIYESNILFGFKAALTEQDAWVPESCFILEATTPTYAEEWGTSPVATVVWGWELPAGSRLDAALRYAYSVAESGWFSRWGPSVVWRRPVTERWEVHAEYFATSTQGLEDDTVRPFVSPGTHFMLTPRLEIGVRVGWGLTEDAAPFFSDAGIGWRY
- a CDS encoding malate:quinone oxidoreductase is translated as MATPPDCDAILVGSGIMSATLAALLRSLLPELTLRVVEAGPGLARESSDGWHNAGTGHAGICELSYTPARSADGTIDVARAIRIGQRFAHSLQFWGHAVASAAIPADFIHAVPHATFVIGADDVAFLRDRRAALAAHPLFAPMQFSADPARIERLAPLVMEGRAAGPVAASWMDAGTEVDYGRLARHLLGWLARQPGTMIETGRRVRSVRRCGSGWELTIGHGDGTVERTTARFVFLGAGGGTLPLVQSAGIAAARGYAGFPIGGQWLVCDRADLAARHPLKVYGGTPPSAPSLGGPHLDLRRLDGKPALLFGPFASWTTRFLRFEGRLTDLPRSLRPSTIGTLLRTGVQNLGLVRYLVGQGLQRMADRLAALREFYPLARPDDWRLVEAGIRVQTLKPVDRGTITYGTEVLTDPDATLAALLGASPGASVSVDVALEIVKRCFADRLADPAVRRRLDEAIPTHAVDLTCAAEARAAAPAVARLADHLGLPAPW
- a CDS encoding sugar ABC transporter substrate-binding protein, coding for MSIPQAVSHSYHGGQTPGRVRSLVLAAVLVGAMGCSSRPQEALPGKGAGGDGSRPLVALVMKSLANEFFAAMAAGAKSHQAAAPQRYDLIVNGMRNETDVAEQVGIVEQMVARRAAAIVIAPADSQALVPALARAREAGVLVVNIDNRLDADALRSAGLTVPFVGPDNRAGAKLAGAAVARRLQPGDEVAIVEGIVTADNARQRSLGLADAARDARLVVVDTQSGQWEMEKADGIAAAMLAAHPRLRAILCANDSMALGAAAAIAAAGRREVLVSGFDAIPAVRPLLDDGRLVATVDQHGDRLAVEGIETALAILSGAAAPEDRTTAIDLVTGPDDGAAP
- a CDS encoding RND transporter, translating into MIAESPPQPRFSPTGRLFARLVDHPWACLVVGAVVTLLAISGYRDPGWVRRQLEDAGLVEAKARADQPAQGQGPASRRLGRTGRGRGSAVGRGDAVLVVESPVIFTRAGADALRGIVGRLEALPAVAGVTWLDTAPPLNIFGLAEPILPRGAATAARFEVARKRAVEHPLVVGQLLSPDARTTVMLVRFDWAYVDDEADVTDRILATATAAAAEHPGVPVELSLTGSVPIRLAWMRSRETNERKFQLIAYGLILTLSAVLFRGLSVVLVTAAAPVLGVLWTLGLIRCFGLQDNPFSHVILPILLSLVGFADSVHMMVDIRRGLAAGLAPREACHRALATVGVACFLTMITTAIGMASLSLAQHEVVCDFGWSCVIGVAATWLAVMAVLPLACVTEWGKVLAAGAGREAIGGQLPRIQRGIDFTLRRPRVTSALAIGLLVALALVSLRLQPDDRKANILPMGSPAQLALERLDAALGGLDVCSADIEWSDPALDPAAIADLVTEVDDAVRAEPLLAHPLSLRRLIDSLPGEGPSRERMTLLELLPPPLKQSLYDPEARTARVTFRVQDKGTVVYKPTFDRLDARLREIAAAHPGVTIGLSGDPIWRWRDLYHVVMDLARSLGTAAIEILFVMVIAFRSLRLGLIAIVPNMLPLAGAAAWMVFTGQPLDIVSVCALTICLGIAVDDTIHFLSRYRFEQAQGLPRVAAIRQAFAEVGTGMIMTTIVLVVGFSSVLVSDNRDHRAFALLGVVTLSIALLCDLFCLPALVAVFDRGDDGAAAGLPTDTAAGEPAAEATLAG